In Anaerolineae bacterium, a single genomic region encodes these proteins:
- the prfA gene encoding peptide chain release factor 1 — MLQKKLAGIEARYNEIEKLLADPAVIVDYERVAELAQEKAELDEIVAASREYSRVVRELEEARALLAAEEDSDLTELAEAEIDSLVQRRDALEERIRLLLLPKDPRDDKNVIMEIRAGTGGDEAALFAADLARMYMRYAEARNWKTEVISAHETGQGGYKEIIFTIKGRGAYSRLKYESGVHRVQRVPITESQGRIHTSTATVAVLAEVDEVEIDINPNDLQIDTYRSAGAGGQNVQKNETAVRITHLPTGLVVACQDERSQTQNRLRAMSILRARLYDMEQRRLQEERALERRSQVGTGERSEKIRTYNFPQNRVTDHRINLSSYNLSAVMAGEIDMFIDELATREQAERLAEA, encoded by the coding sequence ATGCTGCAGAAGAAACTGGCGGGCATCGAGGCGCGCTATAACGAGATCGAAAAGCTGCTGGCCGATCCGGCAGTGATTGTGGACTACGAACGGGTCGCAGAACTGGCCCAGGAAAAGGCCGAGCTTGACGAGATTGTGGCCGCCTCGCGGGAATACAGCCGCGTGGTCAGAGAACTGGAGGAAGCCCGCGCCTTGCTGGCCGCGGAAGAAGATTCCGACCTGACTGAACTGGCCGAGGCCGAGATCGACAGTCTGGTTCAGCGTCGTGATGCGCTGGAGGAACGGATCCGTCTGTTGCTGCTACCCAAGGACCCCCGCGACGACAAGAATGTGATCATGGAAATCCGGGCCGGGACGGGCGGCGATGAGGCAGCGCTTTTCGCCGCGGACCTGGCGCGCATGTACATGCGCTATGCCGAGGCGCGTAACTGGAAGACCGAAGTGATCAGCGCTCACGAAACTGGCCAGGGCGGGTACAAGGAGATTATCTTCACGATCAAGGGGCGGGGCGCTTACAGCCGCCTGAAGTACGAAAGCGGGGTACACCGCGTCCAGCGGGTGCCGATCACGGAGAGCCAGGGACGCATCCATACCAGCACGGCGACGGTGGCTGTCCTGGCTGAAGTAGATGAGGTGGAGATCGACATCAACCCTAACGACCTGCAGATCGATACCTATCGCAGCGCCGGCGCTGGCGGCCAGAACGTCCAGAAGAATGAGACCGCCGTCCGGATCACCCATCTGCCAACCGGCCTGGTGGTGGCCTGCCAGGACGAGCGCAGCCAGACCCAGAACCGCCTGCGGGCGATGAGCATTTTGCGAGCGCGGCTGTATGACATGGAGCAGCGCCGTCTGCAGGAAGAACGGGCGCTGGAACGGCGCAGTCAGGTGGGCACCGGCGAGCGTAGCGAGAAGATCCGCACCTACAATTTCCCACAGAACCGGGTGACCGACCATCGCATTAACCTGAGCAGTTACAACCTGAGCGCAGTGATGGCCGGCGAGATCGATATGTTCATCGACGAACTGGCCACCCGCGAGCAGGCGGAGCGACTGGCTGAGGCATGA
- the asnB gene encoding asparagine synthase (glutamine-hydrolyzing), translating into MCGIAGSIDLLGRDRVNPALTRAMTARIAHRGPDGEGFFDAPGISLGMRRLSIIDVVGGDQPIFNEDGTLALAFNGEIYNYIELRQALGTLGHRFATQTDTETVVHLYEQYGLSLFDHLRGMYAFALWDAPHARLVLAVDHIGMKPLYLTQCNGRLLFASEIKALLVDPEVQATPDPAVLDTALTFGYMLGERTLFAGIRRLMPGHFLVVDTRTGSVEQGRFWNWADADQDPLAGGPVPVTPEEAVDQARLLLQDSVRLHLRSDVPLGLFLSGGIDSATMLALMSACEPDSVVTFTVGYDIPTGDNELEQARRVARHFRARHRELVITAEDWWQHFDAFVYHADEPIDNPSAVSLQALARLAAQEVKVVLNGTGGDELFCGYQSHAVWPLLLRLSARLDRLLAPVWRAKLVGRPLGLLEPWYATLKRYPVLGALPYYLPRWQMPLLPVEEALRRGISYEGYTLSEGLRRRLYSPDLNALRRQAGHKEAAFADLLAEARRRSDDPVDLVQALVALTWLPADALLVADKVTMAHSLELRVPFFDRPLLDFAIRLPPHLKTRGNKWLLREAMRPYLPPWALERPKQWFGSPVQAWLDGPLRDRVQAILLDRRTLERGYFQRQAVVDLVERHFTGRENHIQLVLRLLMLELWQRAFVDGERRD; encoded by the coding sequence ATGTGTGGGATAGCAGGCAGCATTGACCTCCTGGGCCGAGATCGGGTGAACCCGGCCCTGACCCGCGCCATGACCGCGCGAATCGCCCATCGCGGGCCGGACGGCGAGGGCTTCTTCGACGCACCCGGCATCTCCCTGGGGATGCGGCGGCTCAGCATCATCGACGTGGTCGGTGGCGACCAGCCGATCTTCAACGAGGATGGTACGCTGGCGCTGGCCTTCAACGGCGAGATCTACAACTACATCGAACTGCGCCAGGCGCTCGGTACGCTGGGCCACCGCTTCGCCACGCAGACGGATACCGAGACGGTCGTCCACCTGTATGAGCAATACGGACTCTCCCTGTTTGATCACCTGCGTGGCATGTACGCCTTCGCACTGTGGGATGCACCTCACGCCCGGCTGGTGCTGGCCGTCGATCATATCGGGATGAAGCCGCTGTACCTGACACAATGCAACGGGCGACTGCTCTTCGCCAGCGAGATCAAAGCGTTGTTAGTCGATCCTGAGGTTCAGGCGACGCCTGATCCTGCTGTGCTGGATACGGCGCTAACCTTTGGCTACATGCTGGGCGAACGGACTCTGTTTGCAGGCATCCGCCGCCTGATGCCCGGCCACTTTCTGGTTGTCGATACGCGGACCGGCTCTGTGGAGCAGGGGCGCTTCTGGAACTGGGCAGATGCTGATCAGGACCCGCTGGCCGGGGGGCCTGTGCCCGTCACACCGGAAGAAGCCGTGGATCAGGCGCGCCTTCTGTTGCAGGACAGCGTCCGGCTGCACCTGCGTTCCGATGTGCCTCTGGGCCTGTTCCTCAGCGGGGGGATTGACTCGGCGACCATGCTGGCGCTGATGAGCGCCTGCGAGCCGGACAGCGTCGTCACCTTTACCGTCGGCTATGACATCCCCACCGGCGACAACGAGCTTGAACAGGCGCGGCGGGTTGCCCGACATTTTCGGGCCAGACACCGGGAACTGGTCATTACCGCGGAAGACTGGTGGCAGCACTTTGACGCGTTTGTCTACCATGCCGACGAGCCAATTGATAACCCTTCGGCGGTTAGCCTGCAGGCGCTGGCCCGACTCGCCGCGCAGGAAGTCAAGGTTGTGCTGAACGGTACCGGTGGGGATGAGCTGTTCTGCGGCTATCAATCCCACGCCGTCTGGCCGTTGTTGTTGCGTCTGTCGGCGCGTCTGGACCGCCTGCTCGCGCCAGTGTGGCGGGCGAAGCTGGTAGGCCGGCCACTGGGCCTGCTGGAGCCGTGGTATGCGACGCTCAAACGCTACCCGGTGCTGGGAGCGTTGCCGTACTACCTGCCACGCTGGCAGATGCCGCTGCTGCCGGTGGAAGAAGCGCTGCGGCGCGGCATCTCCTATGAAGGCTATACCCTTTCGGAAGGGTTGCGGCGACGCCTGTACTCGCCTGATCTGAACGCCCTGCGCCGCCAGGCAGGCCACAAAGAAGCCGCCTTCGCCGACCTGCTGGCAGAGGCACGCCGCCGCAGCGATGATCCGGTCGATCTCGTCCAGGCGCTGGTGGCGCTGACGTGGCTCCCGGCAGATGCCCTGCTGGTGGCGGACAAGGTGACGATGGCCCATTCCCTGGAACTGCGCGTGCCCTTCTTTGACCGCCCGCTGCTGGACTTTGCCATCCGCCTGCCACCGCACCTCAAGACACGCGGCAATAAGTGGCTCCTGCGGGAAGCAATGCGGCCATACCTGCCGCCCTGGGCGCTGGAACGCCCCAAGCAGTGGTTTGGCAGTCCGGTACAGGCCTGGCTGGATGGGCCGCTGCGTGATCGGGTGCAGGCGATTCTGCTGGATCGCCGTACGCTGGAGCGAGGCTACTTCCAGCGGCAGGCGGTGGTTGACCTGGTGGAACGCCACTTCACCGGGCGGGAGAATCACATTCAACTGGTTTTGCGCCTGCTGATGCTGGAGCTATGGCAGCGGGCGTTTGTGGACGGTGAGCGGCGCGACTAA
- the rpsT gene encoding 30S ribosomal protein S20: MAHHKSALKRIRSNERKRIANRIILVRSRTFVKKATATISGGDAQAAREATLAAIRELDKAVTKGVLHKNTAARKKSRLMKKLNALSR; the protein is encoded by the coding sequence TTGGCTCACCACAAGTCTGCACTCAAGCGCATTCGGAGCAACGAACGCAAGCGGATCGCTAACCGCATTATCCTCGTGCGTTCGCGCACATTTGTCAAAAAGGCCACGGCGACCATCAGCGGCGGCGATGCCCAGGCAGCCCGTGAAGCGACACTGGCGGCCATCCGTGAACTGGACAAGGCTGTGACCAAAGGCGTGCTGCACAAGAACACCGCTGCCCGCAAGAAGAGCCGCCTGATGAAGAAGCTGAACGCCCTCAGCCGGTAA
- a CDS encoding response regulator transcription factor, translating to MNLLTMSDAAKVLLIESIRANGKSFATALGKRYNLALAYSGKQGISLAQSMLPDVVVLDAASMRTSGDRICRTLRASLPETPIIHIRPSSDGQGGPSEADVVLCHPLTWRKLVNRIRRFVEERDRQGEVLQAGALRLDMAKRTLLVGEQEKPLTPKLAGLAGLFLKYPNTVIARKTLIQQVWHTDYMGDTRTLDVHIRWLREIVEEDPAHPRIIKTVRGVGYRLVPPAP from the coding sequence GTGAATCTCCTGACGATGTCCGACGCGGCGAAAGTTCTGTTGATCGAAAGTATACGGGCCAACGGCAAATCCTTTGCGACGGCGCTGGGCAAGCGGTACAACCTGGCGTTAGCGTATTCCGGTAAGCAGGGGATCAGTCTCGCCCAGAGCATGCTGCCGGATGTCGTCGTGCTGGATGCGGCGTCGATGCGCACATCCGGCGACCGGATCTGTCGAACACTGCGCGCTTCCCTGCCGGAGACGCCGATCATTCATATTCGCCCGTCGTCTGACGGCCAGGGAGGGCCCAGTGAAGCTGACGTGGTGCTGTGTCATCCGCTGACCTGGCGTAAACTGGTGAACCGCATCAGGCGTTTTGTTGAGGAAAGGGATCGGCAGGGTGAGGTCTTGCAGGCAGGGGCGCTCCGGCTGGATATGGCCAAGCGGACGCTCCTGGTTGGTGAGCAGGAAAAGCCGCTAACGCCGAAGCTCGCCGGACTGGCCGGACTTTTCCTGAAGTATCCGAATACTGTGATCGCCCGCAAGACCCTGATCCAGCAGGTGTGGCACACCGACTATATGGGTGATACGCGCACGCTGGACGTTCACATCCGCTGGTTGCGGGAGATCGTTGAGGAAGACCCGGCCCATCCGCGCATTATCAAGACAGTACGCGGGGTGGGCTACCGGCTGGTACCACCCGCACCCTGA
- a CDS encoding M20/M25/M40 family metallo-hydrolase, with amino-acid sequence MDLQEHVVWLSRQPRVQDIWRYLDKVLADILASAVLIQQIPAPTFRELVRANHVLSCFGSCGLVDTGIDNLYNVYGRLPGKDPSAPALLISAHTDTVFPEGTDLALRHENGSRIAGPGIGDNSLGVAALVAIADIMRQFRVKPHRDIWFLANSREEGLGDLGGIRAFYEQYGHRLGRAIVIEGLTLGRVYHRGIAVRRLHVATYAEGGHSWQQFGRPSAIHHLLLLGARLVQLKPPEKPRTTYNIGIIQGGQSVNSLATSASFYMDLRSEDPQTLRELETTVRGIIASESDRVEGISVTVDVVGDRPSGGISADHELVRGAAAALQVVDLDCQLQAGSTDANLLLDRGLPAVTIGLTTGGNTHRLDEYINTEPLVKGMRQLILLALAGAGWEPPPEL; translated from the coding sequence ATGGACCTCCAGGAACATGTTGTATGGCTGAGCCGTCAGCCGCGAGTCCAGGATATCTGGCGTTACCTGGACAAAGTGTTGGCCGACATTCTTGCCTCGGCGGTGCTGATCCAGCAAATCCCCGCGCCGACTTTCCGCGAGCTGGTGCGGGCCAACCACGTTTTGAGCTGTTTTGGCTCCTGCGGGCTGGTCGATACCGGGATTGACAACCTGTACAATGTCTATGGGCGGCTGCCCGGCAAAGACCCCTCCGCCCCGGCTCTGCTGATTTCCGCCCACACCGATACTGTCTTCCCGGAAGGGACTGACCTGGCCCTGCGCCACGAAAACGGCAGCCGCATCGCCGGGCCGGGCATCGGTGATAACAGCCTCGGCGTAGCGGCCCTGGTGGCTATCGCCGATATCATGCGCCAGTTCCGGGTTAAACCTCACCGCGATATCTGGTTCCTGGCCAACAGCCGCGAAGAAGGGCTGGGCGACCTGGGCGGCATCCGTGCCTTCTACGAGCAATACGGCCACCGGTTGGGGCGGGCGATCGTTATCGAAGGTCTGACGCTGGGGCGTGTTTATCATCGCGGCATCGCTGTGCGCAGGCTACATGTCGCTACTTACGCGGAAGGCGGTCACTCCTGGCAGCAGTTTGGCCGGCCCAGCGCCATCCATCATTTGCTGCTGCTGGGGGCCAGACTTGTCCAGCTCAAGCCGCCGGAGAAACCGCGCACCACGTATAACATCGGCATAATCCAGGGCGGCCAGTCGGTGAATTCGTTGGCCACCAGCGCTAGTTTCTACATGGACCTGCGTAGCGAAGATCCGCAAACCCTGCGCGAACTGGAAACCACCGTGCGCGGGATCATCGCCAGCGAAAGCGACCGGGTCGAAGGCATCAGCGTCACGGTCGATGTGGTCGGCGATCGGCCCTCCGGGGGTATCAGCGCCGATCACGAACTGGTGCGCGGCGCAGCGGCGGCCCTGCAGGTGGTTGACCTGGACTGCCAGCTTCAGGCGGGCAGCACCGACGCCAACCTGCTGCTGGATAGGGGCCTGCCCGCGGTGACTATCGGCCTGACCACCGGCGGTAACACCCACCGCCTGGATGAGTACATCAACACGGAGCCGCTCGTCAAGGGCATGCGCCAGCTCATCCTGCTGGCGCTGGCCGGGGCAGGCTGGGAGCCACCACCTGAGCTATGA
- a CDS encoding deacylase yields MSHSVHVGTATAIPGQITYGVFEGVPLPTGGSDPIPVIIAQGKKEGPTLWITGSIHGNEYSGMAVIHRLLGPGGVDFPLAGLAGTVIMIPTLNPAGLRTEARAPYYSHGSDPNRLFPAPRRANKNPSSMEDSVPTPLERVYERLFERIEAHGDYLIDLHNAVIGSLAFAFRDPIYYDGAEDRAAAQKLQAQNDQMLAAFGFPIINEFPSAEYLKKNLHRSVSGAALNRARRPAFTVELGSYLHVDTRVRDAAVTGLRNVMRWAGMLPGEPEALPDIPRPQVNFPVRRLMHPRVPTSGIVTHLVDTGDTIRTGQAVARLTDIFGRPIGPDSGLLRTEFDGYVVGRMQGMVYYENDPVLWLAVRDDSDLLVPYPDDY; encoded by the coding sequence ATGAGTCACTCAGTTCACGTTGGTACCGCTACCGCCATCCCCGGCCAGATCACCTACGGGGTCTTTGAGGGCGTTCCCTTGCCCACCGGTGGCTCTGACCCTATCCCGGTGATCATTGCGCAGGGCAAAAAGGAAGGGCCTACCCTGTGGATCACCGGCAGCATTCATGGCAATGAATACAGCGGGATGGCCGTCATCCATCGCCTGCTGGGGCCTGGCGGCGTGGACTTTCCGCTGGCCGGGCTGGCCGGGACCGTGATCATGATCCCGACGCTCAACCCCGCCGGGTTACGCACGGAAGCCCGCGCCCCTTATTACAGCCACGGCTCAGACCCGAACCGCCTGTTCCCGGCCCCCAGACGCGCCAACAAAAATCCTTCCTCAATGGAGGATAGTGTTCCCACGCCGTTGGAGCGGGTCTATGAGCGCCTTTTCGAGCGGATCGAGGCACATGGCGATTATCTGATCGACCTGCACAACGCCGTGATCGGCTCGCTGGCCTTTGCCTTTCGCGATCCCATCTACTACGACGGCGCGGAAGACAGAGCAGCGGCCCAGAAGCTCCAGGCGCAAAATGATCAGATGCTGGCGGCCTTTGGCTTCCCGATCATCAACGAGTTCCCGTCAGCCGAGTACCTGAAGAAAAATCTGCATCGCTCGGTCAGCGGAGCGGCGCTCAACCGGGCGCGCCGTCCGGCGTTCACCGTCGAACTGGGCAGCTACCTGCATGTAGACACGCGTGTGCGGGACGCAGCCGTGACCGGCCTGCGCAACGTCATGCGCTGGGCCGGGATGCTACCGGGCGAACCAGAAGCGCTACCGGATATCCCTCGGCCCCAGGTGAACTTCCCGGTACGCCGCCTGATGCATCCGCGCGTTCCCACCAGCGGCATTGTCACCCATCTGGTCGACACCGGTGATACGATCCGCACCGGTCAGGCGGTCGCCCGCCTGACTGATATCTTTGGGCGGCCCATCGGCCCCGATAGCGGCCTGTTGCGCACCGAGTTTGATGGCTATGTCGTCGGCCGGATGCAGGGGATGGTCTACTACGAAAACGATCCGGTGCTATGGCTGGCCGTTCGCGATGATAGCGATCTGCTGGTTCCCTACCCGGACGACTATTGA
- a CDS encoding SH3 domain-containing protein: protein MRRSLLALTLCAGLLGAGCTTIYAPTPGLATATLPPLATFTPRYTATPVPTASPRPTFIETPSPSPIPPTPSDTPTPTPTPPVIGRVSTVQEAVNMRQGPGVTFPAIVGVVNNTDVIILAANEDRTWYNVRLEDGTEGWIAANLIFVLPSPTPQPTPTSPGVVVEISGTPLATALLGGLPVTATPSFTPASQGVTAGTVIPRTPGTVSPTPTATLTPPRGLNIPTVTPLSVITTMPPASPTPPAQPSDGATAPVVARYDVLAYCEEFNQVPPPLGAGSTIDIFWGWIASTREYVLQHINNVIYEVRFDGRLLDNWRLFQGQITQQPDGNWSVYWYVPVTEPLTRGQHTITYRVSWRSPIFDGQQQFGPGTDRESESGRCILEVR from the coding sequence GTGAGGCGTTCACTGCTGGCTTTGACTCTGTGCGCGGGGCTGCTTGGCGCGGGGTGCACCACTATCTATGCGCCGACTCCCGGTCTGGCCACGGCCACTCTGCCGCCGCTGGCGACCTTCACGCCACGCTACACCGCCACACCGGTGCCCACCGCCAGCCCGCGACCTACCTTCATAGAGACGCCATCGCCATCGCCCATACCGCCTACCCCATCCGATACCCCCACGCCGACTCCTACGCCGCCGGTCATTGGCCGGGTATCCACCGTGCAGGAGGCGGTCAATATGCGGCAGGGGCCGGGAGTAACCTTTCCGGCCATTGTAGGTGTGGTCAACAATACCGATGTCATCATTTTGGCCGCCAACGAGGATCGCACGTGGTACAACGTGCGGCTGGAAGATGGCACCGAAGGCTGGATCGCGGCCAATCTGATCTTCGTGCTCCCCAGCCCGACGCCGCAGCCGACGCCGACTTCGCCGGGGGTGGTGGTGGAGATCAGCGGCACGCCGCTGGCCACGGCCCTGCTCGGCGGGTTGCCGGTCACCGCCACGCCCAGCTTCACGCCAGCCAGTCAGGGGGTGACCGCTGGCACCGTCATACCACGCACGCCGGGAACCGTCTCCCCCACGCCAACGGCCACGCTGACGCCGCCGCGCGGCCTGAATATTCCTACGGTTACCCCGTTGAGCGTCATCACCACAATGCCTCCGGCCAGCCCGACCCCACCGGCGCAGCCTTCAGATGGCGCAACGGCTCCGGTTGTCGCCAGGTACGATGTGCTGGCCTACTGTGAGGAATTCAACCAGGTTCCCCCACCGCTGGGCGCTGGTTCCACCATTGATATCTTCTGGGGGTGGATCGCCAGCACACGGGAATACGTCCTCCAGCACATCAACAACGTGATCTATGAGGTGCGCTTTGATGGCCGCCTGCTGGACAACTGGCGCCTGTTCCAGGGGCAAATCACCCAGCAGCCTGACGGCAACTGGTCGGTCTACTGGTATGTGCCGGTGACGGAACCGCTAACCCGGGGACAGCACACGATCACCTACCGCGTGAGCTGGCGCAGCCCGATATTCGATGGCCAGCAGCAGTTCGGCCCGGGAACCGATCGCGAGTCGGAATCCGGGCGTTGCATCCTTGAGGTACGCTAG
- a CDS encoding ABC transporter ATP-binding protein — translation MHGSGWFSLLRDEPEQARAVTPALLRRVLVYARPYWGHIGALLGAILLTTVLGLLIPLILRDLIDHTLPAGDTGRLNLLALALVCIPLVDGGIRVAQRKFNATIGEGVIYDLRVSLYTHLQRMSLAFFTNTRVGELMSRLNNDVIDAQRAISSTIVDIVTNLIQTAATLVVMLSLEWRLTLVSVLVLPLFIFAARRLGARLRGVARQAMEYNAQMNAMMNETLNISGVLLVKLFGRSSVEIARFRDRAAAVRDIGVRRAVLGSQFFVIIGLVGAVGTALVYWLGGHLVLRGVFTVGTIVAFTAYLGQLYAALQGLTNAPVAFATSMVSFERVFEVLDLPLDIVESPDAVVLDGVRGALTFEDVTFEYGVNEHLLLSDVPRYGQMDAVGAALSGAAAAPPRPHDGDTPTSQAREKALEHVSFHIEPGQLVALVGPSGAGKTTMTYLIPRLYDPTEGRILLDGHDLRTVSLESLARQIGMVTQETHLFHDTIRTNLLYARLNATRDELEVACRAANIHDFIMGLPDGYDTVVGERGYRLSGGEKQRIAIARVILKDPRILVLDEATSHLDSQSEALIQEALKTVMAGRTSIVIAHRLSTILAADLILVLDRGQIVEQGKHSELLARGGLYARLYKTQFKREQPATL, via the coding sequence ATGCACGGCAGCGGGTGGTTCTCGCTATTGCGTGATGAGCCGGAACAGGCGCGGGCGGTCACACCGGCGCTGTTGCGGCGTGTGCTGGTCTATGCGCGTCCCTACTGGGGGCATATCGGGGCATTGCTGGGGGCGATCCTGCTGACAACAGTGCTTGGCCTGCTCATACCACTGATCCTGCGCGACCTGATCGACCATACGCTTCCCGCTGGCGATACCGGGCGGCTCAACCTGCTGGCCCTGGCGCTGGTGTGCATCCCACTGGTGGATGGCGGCATCCGGGTGGCGCAGCGCAAGTTCAACGCGACCATCGGCGAAGGTGTGATCTACGATCTACGCGTTAGTCTGTACACCCACCTGCAACGCATGTCCCTGGCGTTCTTCACCAACACCCGCGTTGGTGAGCTGATGAGTCGCCTCAACAACGACGTCATCGATGCCCAGCGGGCGATCAGCAGCACTATTGTGGATATCGTGACCAACCTGATTCAGACGGCGGCGACGCTGGTGGTGATGCTCTCGCTGGAATGGCGCCTGACGCTTGTCTCTGTGCTGGTACTGCCGTTGTTCATTTTTGCGGCACGTCGCCTGGGGGCGCGCTTGCGTGGTGTGGCCCGTCAGGCGATGGAATACAATGCGCAGATGAACGCCATGATGAACGAAACACTTAATATCAGCGGCGTGTTGCTGGTCAAGCTCTTCGGGCGTAGCAGTGTGGAGATTGCCCGCTTCCGGGATCGCGCCGCTGCGGTGCGCGATATTGGCGTGCGGCGCGCCGTGCTGGGTAGCCAGTTCTTTGTGATCATTGGCCTGGTTGGAGCGGTGGGCACGGCGCTGGTGTACTGGCTGGGCGGGCACCTGGTCCTGCGCGGGGTGTTCACCGTCGGCACGATCGTGGCGTTTACCGCCTATCTCGGCCAGTTGTATGCCGCGTTGCAGGGGCTGACCAATGCGCCGGTTGCTTTTGCCACATCGATGGTCAGCTTTGAGCGCGTATTTGAGGTGCTTGATCTGCCGCTGGATATTGTCGAAAGTCCGGATGCCGTGGTCCTGGACGGCGTGCGAGGTGCGCTCACGTTTGAAGATGTCACGTTTGAGTACGGTGTCAATGAGCACCTGCTCTTGAGCGACGTGCCGCGCTACGGACAGATGGATGCGGTTGGCGCGGCGCTCTCTGGCGCTGCGGCGGCGCCCCCGCGCCCGCATGATGGCGACACGCCGACCAGTCAGGCCCGCGAAAAGGCGCTGGAGCACGTATCGTTCCATATTGAGCCGGGGCAACTGGTAGCGCTGGTCGGTCCCAGCGGGGCAGGTAAGACAACGATGACCTACCTGATCCCTCGCCTTTACGATCCGACTGAGGGGCGCATTCTGCTGGATGGCCACGATCTGCGCACGGTATCGCTGGAATCGCTGGCCCGCCAGATCGGGATGGTCACCCAGGAGACGCACCTGTTCCATGACACCATCCGCACCAACCTGCTGTACGCCCGGCTTAATGCTACCCGGGACGAACTGGAGGTCGCCTGCCGCGCGGCCAACATCCACGATTTCATCATGGGTCTGCCGGATGGCTACGATACCGTGGTGGGCGAGCGCGGCTACCGGCTGAGCGGAGGTGAAAAGCAGCGGATCGCCATCGCCCGTGTCATCCTCAAAGATCCGCGTATCCTGGTGCTGGACGAAGCGACCAGCCATCTGGACAGCCAGTCCGAGGCGTTAATTCAGGAGGCGCTGAAAACCGTCATGGCCGGGCGGACGAGCATTGTCATCGCCCACCGGCTGAGCACGATTCTGGCCGCCGATCTGATCCTGGTGTTGGACCGGGGGCAGATTGTGGAGCAGGGGAAACACAGCGAACTGCTGGCGCGGGGAGGGCTGTACGCGCGTCTGTATAAGACCCAGTTCAAGCGGGAGCAGCCAGCGACGCTTTGA